The region TCCAGCGAGAGTGGAAGCTGGATGACTGAGTTAAACCCTTTCTCTTCTCAGCCCATCCTGCCCGCCTCCTCCCTCCGCCAAAAAAGCGCCGACAATCGCCTgaagctctctctctctcatcGCAGGCCCCCCTGAGCACCCAAAATCCCATTTTGCATGGGAGCTCGGATGGTGTTTTTAATGCTTCATTGGCTTAATTGCCCAACATGTGCGCCATTTCGTACACTGCAAAAAGTTTAGACATCTTTATAGGGAAATgtgattttataaaattaaggaATTAATAGGCTCGTCTACAGGATACCAGGGACTTGTTGGATGCTACTTGAATACTTAtgattttttgtgattttttattattatcccTTCCATCTTATGAAGTCTTGGATCTACAAGGCAGATTTAAGAAAGAAGGGACTGGTTTaaagttaatttaattttaaaaaactttctcTTTCTCGCAGTGCCTAGCGAAATACCCTtacttataaacaaaaacaaacagacaTCCAGACATCCAGACAGCAACTTTTGCGTGGCAAAGTTAATTCGACCACAAACACGTTCATTTACCTTTTGCGGCCACATAGACACACCTGCCGAAAAAACACTCACACACGCGCACTCACACAGCCGAACTTAAATTCCGGCTTTAGAAAATGTTCCATCAATGTTGTAAAAGTTTCCCTCTAAACAAAACTTGTACAAATAatacttaaataaatatttaagttgtACGAAGTTACtattcatttgtttttttaaataattaataataaaaaacattcctttcacttattaaaatttttaattattggaTGCATTTGGAACCGAAGGGTTTCCagttttaactttaaagaGTCCTTTCTTAGATAACCCTAGCATATGATCATAACCTTATCCTTACGATggtaatattaaaatatttgtggCTACGAGATAGAATCTGCAGATAGCTTCTAATAATCTTTAAATGGATGTTTTATTCTTTCAAGACTCGAAAAACTCCTTTAAAAACTGAAAAGTTCTATATGTTTATGAATCTATTCCAATATAAGCCTTCAAAAACCCAATTATTAAGGTTTTAAAACTCTGTCTGCTGGCCATTAAATGATTCTTTTGTTCCTGATTTGCATTAGAAATAACATCTCTGGAAGTGATCTAAAAAACCAGCAAAAAGCCAAGATCAAGTTATGACGCATTCCTTTATATTCGAAATCGAAATGGCATTAACTAATCGAATCGGTGCGCAATTCGCCGGCTATATAAACGACCTGTTCGCACTGGCTGTCATATTAGTCGCTAACTAAACTCAAATCAATATGAAGCTGCTCTCGATCACCTTCCTGCTGGGTCTCTTGGCTCTGGCCAGtggtaaatattaaaaaattaaataaattccaagGATTGTGCATCAAAGTCAACTATTTTTCTTGTGTCTAGCAACTCCTCTGAATCCCGGCAATGTGATCATCAACGGCGATTGCAGGGTTTGCAATGTTCGAGGCGATTAATTATACAAATACCTTCAATAAACATCAGCAGAAGCcgaaaaacaaactaaataataaactaattaaatgTGTAAATCCCGAAAatgtgaaataaaaaactgtttTGAATTTTGTTACCTAATTAAATGGAGtgtgattttttttagctttggGTTTAGGGTGTGGTGTTTTTTCGGACGCTTTTCAAGTGTTTTTGAGGGAACTTCCCTTTTGAATAATATTACAGTACATTATGGAAAAAAtagttaaacaaaaatatttatttgctcAAAATTTATTATAGGTTTAGCAACATTTCTTGTAAATAAATGTTTCAGAAGGAGAAGTAACGCATTTTATCCTCCATGGACATTGCAATTGCGGCAGTCTCCATTTATTACAACATTTCCAGGAGCTAAGGGAGAagctagttttttttaaataaaaagtgtaATATGAGGATCAgtttttaaaggatttaatCTATATAATTTATACTCACCACTGGCAACAGCCATAAGGGAGCCCAGAATGCAAATAATTGAAAACCACTTCATTTCGACACTTCAAGTCACAGAGCACTCGTTGAAAAAATATGGCCAGCACTTTCTTATATAGCCCTGATAAAAGTGCAAGGAAACCGCAGGAATTTTCCCGGAAAAAGTGCAACTAATAATCTTGAGataataaagaaatttccCTAATCATGAA is a window of Drosophila bipectinata strain 14024-0381.07 chromosome 2R, DbipHiC1v2, whole genome shotgun sequence DNA encoding:
- the LOC108118903 gene encoding bomanin Short 6, coding for MKLLSITFLLGLLALASATPLNPGNVIINGDCRVCNVRGD
- the LOC138926049 gene encoding bomanin Short 5-like, which translates into the protein MKWFSIICILGSLMAVASASPLAPGNVVINGDCRNCNVHGG